The following are encoded together in the Salvia splendens isolate huo1 unplaced genomic scaffold, SspV2 ctg872, whole genome shotgun sequence genome:
- the LOC121791676 gene encoding alpha carbonic anhydrase 7-like: MGGLRSSSVHRFTVCLIGFSLLMVIHSENRDDKVDNEPEYSYLKNSSKGSECWGSLKEEWKLCSIGNFQSPINIIKERVMVSSQIGKFRRNYRPALAVLRNLGSEIMVQWNRYAGSVHLTGNKYDLVQCHWHTPSEHTLGGQRYDMELHMVHRSSEGQFVVLAILYHLGRSDHFLDKVLESINNLTKGEEEIDLGDVDPWDIKFGSRKYYRYMGYLTSPPCTKDVLWILLNKVRTASKEQITILRKAVHDLLNRAALLSCKGEEEAFALVVRSL; this comes from the exons ATGGGCGGCCTCAGGAGCAGCTCCGTTCATCGTTTCACTGTCTGTCTCATTGGTTTTTCCCTTCTCATGGTCATCCATTCTGAAAATCGAGATGATAAAGTTG ATAATGAACCTGAATATTCATATTTGAAGAATTCTTCAAAGGGATCGGAATGCTGGGGAAGTCTCAAAGAAGAATGGAAATTATGTTCAATTGGAAATTTCCAATCCCCAATCAATATTATCAAGGAAAGAGTTATGGTTTCGTCTCAAATAGGGAAATTCAGAAGAAACTATAGACCAGCTCTTGCTGTATTAAGGAATTTAGGATCCGAAATCATG GTTCAATGGAATAGATATGCCGGGAGCGTACATCTCACTGGCAACAAGTACGATTTAGTTCAGTGTCACTGGCACACGCCTTCTGAACATACGCTCGGAGGACAAAG GTACGACATGGAACTGCATATGGTCCATAGAAGCTCCGAAGGACAGTTTGTTGTACTTGCTATTCTATATCATTTAGGACGTTCTGATCATTTTCTCGACAAG GTTTTAGAAAGTATTAATAATTTAACAAAAGGTGAAGAAGAAATTGATTTGGGTGATGTTGATCCATGGGATATCAAGTTTGGAAGCAGAAAGTATTATAGATACATGGGTTATCTCACATCTCCTCCATGCACCAAAGATGTTCTTTGGATACTCCTTAATAAG gTGAGAACGGCATCAAAGGAGCAAATTACAATATTAAGGAAAGCTGTCCATGAT CTTTTGAATCGGGCTGCTCTCCTTAGCTGTAAAGGGGAGGAGGAGGCTTTTGCTCTGGTTGTTCGAAGTCTGTGA